GATGTTTGCTGCTGGAAGCAAATAACATTGGCTTTGGTACCACTGGTGGTACGACTGCGCATCTGAATACAGTTCTGGATACTTCGTACGATCAGATCTCAAAGAATTTCAGCAAAGAAGACGCCGGGCTGGTCAGGGAATCGGTAGGGGCTGCCATCAGTCTGATACAGCAAAACATCGAGCGCTTCAGTATAGACTGTGGCTTTGATTATACAGATGCGTATTTATTTGCGCAGGATGAAAAGCAGACTGAAGCACTGGATATAATTGCGAAAGCTGCCCGCGAAGAAGGTATCAATATTACTCTGCAGGATAATCTGCCTGTCAGTTTTCAATTTACCAAAGCATATAAATTTACCGATCAGGCCAGATTTAACCCGTTAGCTTACATCTATGGCCTTGCCCGTGCATTTGAGCATGCAGGTGGGGTGATCGTGCAGGATTGCAAAGTGATTGAAATTCAAAATACCAAACATATTGAAGTAGACACAACCCTCGGTGAATTTACAGGAATGAATATCGTGTATGCGACACATATACCACCGGGTATTAATCTTGTTCACCTGCGTTGTATACCCTATCGTAGTTATGCGCTGGCTGTAAGACTCGCAGACAATAACTATCCGGATGCATTGATTTATGATATGCATGAGCCTTATCACTATTTCAGAACACAGGTAGTAGATGGTAAGAAATACCTGATCGCCGGTGGGGAAGATCATCAGACAGGCCATCATGAAAACACGGAACAATGTTTCCGTAACCTGGAAGCGTTTGTACGTGAGCATTTCAAAGTAAAGTCGGTAGACTACAAATGGTCTTCCCAGTATTATGAACCTGCAGATGGATTGCCTTATATCGGCAACATGCCGGGGCAACCGGATAATGTATATGTGGCTACTGGTTTTGGCGGCAATGGAATGGTGTACAGTGGGGTAGCGGCAATGGTGATCCGGAATATCATCCTGGGAAAACATCGTGCTACGGAAAAGCTGTTTAATCCGAACCGCATCAAACCAGTTGCCGGTTTTACAAACTTTGTCACGCACAATGCTGATGTGGTAAAACTCTTTTTTGGAAAGCTATTCCCTGCACACAAGCTCACGGAACTGGCTGAACTGGCACCGGGAGAGGCGCGGGTGGTGAATTATGATGGGCATCGTGTAGCGTTGTACAAAGATGAAGGGGGGATGTTGCATGCAGTGAACCCGGTATGTACCCACATGAAGTGTGAGGTGGGCTGGAATACAGCAGAGAAGTCGTGGGATTGTCCCTGTCACGGAGCGAGGTTTGATGCAACGGGTAAGTGTCTGCATACACCTGCGGATCGTGATCTGGAGCACCTGGATATTGCCCATGATCTGTCTAAGGTGGAGGCGCAGGAGCATAGTTAGCAATTAGCGCAACAATTGACCGGCCTTGTCTGTTAAATAAAAATCATTGTATCACTTTAAATACAATAGTTATGAAAAAGAGTGGAATAAATATGTGGGTGGCTGTGCCTGCTGTGTTGTTTGTATTTTCTCTTTTTGGAACTTACTACAGCTATGCGATGGCGCAACAGCATCCTTCTTATTTACCGGTTATGTACCTGGGTATAGGGGTGGCAGTTTGCTCATTCATTATGGCGGCCGTTATGCAAAATGTAACGATCAAAAAAACACCGAAGTACGCGCCTATTCCTTTCAGTACAGATCATTCAGAAACATATTATTGTATCTACACAAAGGGTAAACGTCGCTATGATGTGGATTTTATAGAAAGAATTGCAGATAGGATTGAGCATATGGAAGATGAGAATGATCCGGCTGTAAGGGCAGAAATAGCCCGGCTCTTTGACCCTGAGCGGAAATCGCCGGTATTGTTACCTGCGGTATTGACCGGTGGGGAAGAGGTGTATCAGCGGCCAATAAAACCCAGTCAGTTGATGGATAATATTACCAGGAATAACCGGCATTTTGCATTGCTCACTTTTGATGATCAGT
This Chitinophaga sancti DNA region includes the following protein-coding sequences:
- a CDS encoding FAD-dependent oxidoreductase — its product is MIQRDASTISLWQGNIDPFQPTLMADHNATYDVVIVGGGITGLTTALLLQEAGKRCLLLEANNIGFGTTGGTTAHLNTVLDTSYDQISKNFSKEDAGLVRESVGAAISLIQQNIERFSIDCGFDYTDAYLFAQDEKQTEALDIIAKAAREEGINITLQDNLPVSFQFTKAYKFTDQARFNPLAYIYGLARAFEHAGGVIVQDCKVIEIQNTKHIEVDTTLGEFTGMNIVYATHIPPGINLVHLRCIPYRSYALAVRLADNNYPDALIYDMHEPYHYFRTQVVDGKKYLIAGGEDHQTGHHENTEQCFRNLEAFVREHFKVKSVDYKWSSQYYEPADGLPYIGNMPGQPDNVYVATGFGGNGMVYSGVAAMVIRNIILGKHRATEKLFNPNRIKPVAGFTNFVTHNADVVKLFFGKLFPAHKLTELAELAPGEARVVNYDGHRVALYKDEGGMLHAVNPVCTHMKCEVGWNTAEKSWDCPCHGARFDATGKCLHTPADRDLEHLDIAHDLSKVEAQEHS